A single region of the Halobacterium wangiae genome encodes:
- a CDS encoding GNAT family N-acetyltransferase, whose amino-acid sequence MPGPVFLSGDEVTLRPPEREDLDAIHEWMNDPRVWRPALDSKPMNAELGEEFFKNVLTTEDGVQLLACVDEDPIGHVSLTGTQYGPTATDRARGRELAYHLDPEFHGRGYGTDATSTLLQYAFEDLNLRRVEANVGAFNDASIALLESLGFEREGARREAAYYRGDYYDMLTYGLLREEWDGSD is encoded by the coding sequence ATGCCTGGACCAGTCTTCCTCTCCGGCGACGAGGTAACTCTCCGACCGCCCGAGCGCGAAGACCTCGACGCGATTCACGAGTGGATGAACGACCCGCGCGTCTGGCGGCCGGCGCTCGACTCGAAGCCGATGAACGCAGAACTCGGCGAGGAGTTCTTCAAGAACGTGCTCACCACCGAGGACGGCGTGCAACTGCTCGCGTGCGTGGACGAGGACCCCATCGGCCACGTCTCGCTGACGGGCACTCAGTACGGCCCGACGGCGACCGACCGCGCTCGCGGCAGGGAACTGGCCTACCACCTCGACCCCGAGTTCCACGGTCGGGGATACGGGACGGACGCGACGAGCACCCTGCTCCAGTACGCCTTCGAGGACCTGAACCTCCGGCGCGTCGAGGCGAACGTCGGCGCGTTCAACGACGCCTCCATCGCCCTCCTCGAATCGCTGGGCTTCGAGCGCGAGGGCGCCCGGCGCGAGGCCGCGTACTACCGCGGCGACTACTACGACATGCTCACGTACGGCCTGCTCCGCGAGGAGTGGGACGGTAGCGACTGA
- a CDS encoding zinc-dependent alcohol dehydrogenase family protein, with protein sequence MRAAIYQGPGEITVEEVPKPEVEAPTDAVVRVTHTAVCGSDLWFYRGDSDREAGSPVGHEPMGIVEDVGDDVTSVEPGDRVLAPFAISCGECEFCRKGLYTSCVEDESWGGDNGGAQGEYVRCPFADGTLVRVPDRHADDEDTLEALLPLTDVMATGHHAAVSAGVSEGDTAVVVGDGAVGLCGVLAAQRLGAERVVAMGHHEDRLELAEEFGATETVAARGDEAVERALELTYGGANHVMECVGAATAMDTAISVARPGGTVGYVGVPHGVQAGGGLDVFSLFTDNIALNGGVAPVRAYVEDLLADVLQGTLDPSPIFTKTVDLEGVPEGYRAMDERDAIKVMVKL encoded by the coding sequence ATGCGCGCAGCCATCTACCAGGGGCCGGGCGAGATAACCGTCGAGGAGGTACCGAAACCGGAGGTCGAGGCGCCGACGGACGCCGTCGTGCGCGTCACGCACACCGCCGTCTGTGGCTCCGACCTCTGGTTCTACCGCGGGGACAGCGACCGCGAAGCCGGGTCGCCGGTCGGGCACGAACCGATGGGCATCGTCGAGGACGTCGGCGACGACGTCACCTCCGTCGAACCCGGCGACCGCGTGCTCGCGCCGTTCGCCATCAGCTGCGGGGAGTGCGAGTTCTGCCGGAAGGGCCTGTACACCTCCTGCGTGGAGGACGAGTCCTGGGGCGGGGACAACGGCGGCGCGCAGGGCGAGTACGTGCGCTGTCCGTTCGCCGACGGCACGCTCGTCCGGGTGCCCGACCGGCACGCCGACGACGAGGACACGCTCGAGGCGCTCCTGCCGCTGACGGACGTGATGGCGACCGGCCACCACGCCGCCGTGAGCGCGGGCGTCAGCGAGGGTGACACCGCGGTCGTCGTTGGCGACGGAGCGGTAGGGCTCTGTGGCGTGCTCGCCGCCCAGCGCCTCGGCGCGGAGCGCGTCGTCGCGATGGGTCACCACGAGGACCGCCTCGAACTCGCCGAGGAGTTCGGCGCGACGGAGACCGTCGCCGCCCGGGGCGACGAGGCTGTCGAGCGAGCGCTGGAACTCACGTACGGCGGTGCGAACCACGTGATGGAGTGCGTCGGCGCGGCCACCGCGATGGACACCGCCATCTCCGTCGCGCGGCCAGGCGGCACCGTCGGCTACGTCGGCGTCCCCCACGGCGTCCAGGCGGGCGGCGGACTCGACGTGTTCTCGCTGTTCACCGACAACATCGCGCTGAACGGCGGCGTCGCTCCCGTTCGGGCGTACGTCGAGGACCTGCTGGCCGACGTGCTCCAGGGCACACTCGACCCCTCGCCCATCTTCACGAAGACGGTGGACCTCGAGGGCGTCCCGGAGGGCTACCGCGCGATGGACGAACGCGACGCCATCAAGGTCATGGTGAAGCTCTGA